AGGCCGGAGGGTTCGACGGACATCTCGGCGAAAAGCTCAGGGGTGTAGAGGCCGACCTTGGCGGCCTCTTGGATCAGCGGCCAGGGGGTTTCTTCGCGCTCGTCCCACTCGGCGGCCGCGGGTCGCACCACGTCGGCGGCGAACTGGTGCACCCAGTCGCGGACGGTGACGACTTCTTCTGGCAGTTCAAGGGAGAAAGTCATGGCTGTGCAGGCTCCGGATCAAGTCGTACCGCGTCGGCCGCACCAAGTGACGACGACCAGACTGCAGTCGGCGGTAAATCGTTACAGTGAACGACTGTACACCGAGTGGGAACCGATCGGACCTGCGACATTCGTCACATGTTCAACGAAATCAGGCGGGCTGGGTCACGAAGTCGATGAGTTCCTCGACCCGGCCGATCAGTTCAGGCTCCAGATCGGTCCAATCCCGCACCGACGACCGGATCCGCTGCCACGCCCGGGCGATGTCGGCCTGGTTGTTGTGCGGCCACCGCAGCGCGGCGCAGATCCCGTGCTTCCATTCGACGTCGCGTGGGATCGACGGCCACGCACTCAACCCGACGCGCTCCGGCTTGACGGCCTGCCAGATGTCCACATAGGGATGGCCCACCACCAGCGTGTGCTCACCGCCGGGACCACGCCGGACGGCGTCGGCGATGCGGGCCTCCTTGGAACCGGTGACCAGGTGATCCACCAGGACGCCGAGCCGACGACCCGGACCTGGCCGGAAGTCGGCCACGATGCCGGCGAGATCGTCGACCCCGCCGAGATACTCGACGACGACGCCCTCGACCCGCAGATCCTCGCCCCACACCTGCTCGACGAGTTCGGCGTCGTGCCGGCCCTCGACATAGATGCGGCTGGCCAGGGCGACCTTGGCGCGGGTGTCGGCCACCTTCACCGAGCCGGATTTCGTGCGTTGCGCGGCCGCCGGTGCCTGCCGACGCAGTCCGGTCAGGATCACCGGCCTGCCCTCGTACAGGAAGCCCGGCCCGAGCGGAAACACCCGCCGCTTGCCGTTGCGGTCCTCGAGTTCGACCCGCGGTCCTTCGACGCCGACCACCGCGCCGACGAACCCTGATTGCGGGTCCTCGACGACCATTCCAAGTTCGACGGCCTGCTCGGTCGAGCGGGTTCGGTTCGACCTGTGCGGGTTGTTGGACAGTACGTCGGCGCCATAGCGATCAGCCACCCGGCGATCGTAGGGGCCGCCGCCGCGAATGCGGCCCTGTCGCGCGGCGCGTCGGCATATCCTCTCGGCAACAAAAGGGGATCGTCGATGGTGCTCAAAGTTGCGGTGTCACCGGACATGATGGGCGGCGACGTCGACGAGGGCTACGGCAAGGTGGCCGACGCCTTCCGCGCGAATCTGGCGTCCGGCAAGGAGATCGGCGCCGCTGTGGCGGTGTATCGCGACGGCATCAAGGTCGTCGACCTGTGGGGTGGTTACCGCGACGGAACAGCCAGGGCACCGTGGCAGGCCGACACGATGGTCAACATGTTCTCCACGACCAAGGGTGTCACCGCGATGGCCTTCGCGGTGGCGGTCTCCAAGGGGCTGCTGTCCTACGACGCCAGGGTCGCGGACTACTGGCCGGAATTCGCCCAGTCCGGCAAGGGCGGGGTGACCGTGCGCCAGCTGCTGGCCCATCAAGCCGGCTTGTGTGCGCTCACCCCGGCCCCGAGCCTCGCCGACGTCGCCGATCCGGACCGGCTGGCGCCGATCCTGGCCCGCCAGGCCCCGGCGTGGCGGCCGGGCACCCGGCACGGCTACCACGCGATCACGTTGGGCTGG
This is a stretch of genomic DNA from Mycobacterium sp. ELW1. It encodes these proteins:
- a CDS encoding DUF3097 domain-containing protein translates to MADRYGADVLSNNPHRSNRTRSTEQAVELGMVVEDPQSGFVGAVVGVEGPRVELEDRNGKRRVFPLGPGFLYEGRPVILTGLRRQAPAAAQRTKSGSVKVADTRAKVALASRIYVEGRHDAELVEQVWGEDLRVEGVVVEYLGGVDDLAGIVADFRPGPGRRLGVLVDHLVTGSKEARIADAVRRGPGGEHTLVVGHPYVDIWQAVKPERVGLSAWPSIPRDVEWKHGICAALRWPHNNQADIARAWQRIRSSVRDWTDLEPELIGRVEELIDFVTQPA